The Elstera cyanobacteriorum genome includes a region encoding these proteins:
- a CDS encoding cyclic nucleotide-binding domain-containing protein gives MPDSELMVLERAVTDLHIDPRGTIVDEGEPAQHMFNVTAGTVKVYKLLPDGRRQIIGFLMAGDFIGLAVRQSYAYSAEAVTPVRLCRFPRKKLEELFERYPSMEKRLLGLAANELAVAQDLMLLLGRKTAKERLATFLIMLSDRARRLGMPSNPVSLPMSRTDIADYLGLTTETVSRAFTQLKNLKLIRLDTTSQAQILDVEALRDLTEGGS, from the coding sequence GTGCCGGATTCCGAACTCATGGTGCTGGAACGCGCCGTGACCGACCTGCATATCGACCCGCGCGGCACCATCGTCGATGAAGGTGAACCGGCGCAGCATATGTTCAATGTCACCGCCGGAACGGTTAAGGTCTATAAGCTGCTGCCCGATGGACGCCGCCAGATTATCGGCTTTCTGATGGCCGGGGATTTCATCGGTCTCGCCGTCCGTCAATCCTATGCCTATAGCGCCGAAGCCGTCACACCCGTGCGCCTCTGCCGCTTTCCGCGCAAAAAGCTGGAAGAATTGTTCGAACGCTACCCATCGATGGAAAAGCGTCTACTAGGCCTCGCGGCGAACGAACTCGCGGTGGCGCAGGATTTGATGCTGCTGTTGGGCCGGAAGACCGCGAAGGAGCGGCTGGCCACCTTCCTGATCATGCTGTCCGACCGCGCCCGGCGCTTGGGGATGCCGTCCAATCCCGTCTCGCTGCCGATGAGCCGCACTGATATTGCCGATTACCTGGGCCTGACGACGGAAACGGTGAGCCGCGCCTTCACCCAGCTTAAGAACCTCAAGCTGATCCGGCTGGATACCACTAGCCAAGCCCAGATTCTGGATGTGGAAGCCTTGCGCGATCTGACCGAAGGCGGTAGCTAG
- the ccoN gene encoding cytochrome-c oxidase, cbb3-type subunit I, producing MDATLALGSTAAPARAVEAYNEDVVRKFVIMAVFWAVVAFAAGTYIAFQLAFPALNLGLEYTTFGRLRPVHTSAAIFAFGGSMLIGTSFQVVQRTCRTPLFGGRALAEFVFWGYQFFIVMAALSYVLGYSQGKEYAEPEWFIDLWLTIVWVAYLIVFLGTLMKRKEPHIYVANWFYLAFIITIAMLHIGNNLSMPVSLFSAKSYSVYSGVQDALVQWWYGHNAVGFFLTAGFLAMMYYYIPKRAERPIYSYRLSIIHFWALIFLYIWAGPHHLHYTALPDWAQTLGMVFSIILWMPSWGGMINGLMTLSGAWDKLRTDPGLRFSVSAVGFYGMSTFEGPLMSVRQVNALSHYTDWTIGHVHSGALGWVAFICFGALYYMVPNLWGKKDIYSKKLAAWHFWTATLGIVLYITSMWVSGIMQGLMWRAYDQFGFLQYSFIETVQAMHPFYVIRAMGGVLFVVGALIMVYNLIMTVRRGEAAEPVAKAATVKAEA from the coding sequence ATGGACGCAACCTTGGCCCTGGGATCGACGGCCGCGCCCGCGCGCGCTGTTGAGGCCTATAATGAGGATGTCGTCCGCAAATTTGTGATCATGGCTGTGTTTTGGGCCGTGGTGGCGTTTGCGGCGGGCACCTATATCGCCTTTCAATTGGCGTTTCCGGCCCTAAACCTGGGTTTGGAATATACGACCTTCGGCCGTCTGCGCCCGGTCCACACCTCGGCGGCGATTTTTGCTTTCGGTGGGTCGATGCTGATCGGAACCTCGTTCCAGGTCGTACAGCGCACTTGCCGCACGCCGCTGTTCGGCGGGCGCGCCCTGGCCGAATTCGTGTTCTGGGGCTATCAGTTCTTCATCGTGATGGCGGCGCTTAGCTATGTGCTGGGCTATTCCCAGGGTAAGGAATATGCCGAACCGGAATGGTTCATCGATCTGTGGCTAACCATCGTTTGGGTTGCCTATCTGATCGTCTTCCTCGGCACGCTGATGAAGCGCAAAGAGCCGCATATCTATGTGGCCAACTGGTTCTACCTAGCCTTCATCATCACCATCGCTATGCTGCACATCGGTAATAACCTGTCGATGCCGGTCAGCCTGTTCAGCGCTAAGAGCTACTCGGTTTACTCCGGGGTGCAGGATGCGCTGGTGCAATGGTGGTACGGCCATAATGCCGTGGGCTTCTTCCTGACCGCCGGCTTCCTCGCGATGATGTACTACTACATCCCGAAACGCGCCGAACGTCCGATCTATTCCTATCGCCTGTCGATCATCCACTTCTGGGCGTTGATTTTCCTCTATATCTGGGCGGGTCCGCACCATCTGCACTACACTGCCTTGCCGGATTGGGCGCAGACGCTGGGCATGGTCTTCTCGATCATCCTGTGGATGCCTTCCTGGGGCGGCATGATCAACGGCCTCATGACCCTCTCGGGCGCCTGGGACAAGCTACGGACCGATCCGGGCCTGCGCTTCTCGGTTTCCGCCGTCGGTTTCTATGGGATGAGCACCTTTGAAGGCCCGCTGATGTCGGTTCGTCAGGTGAATGCGCTCAGCCATTACACCGATTGGACCATCGGCCATGTGCATTCCGGGGCCTTGGGCTGGGTCGCCTTCATCTGCTTCGGCGCGCTCTATTACATGGTGCCGAACCTGTGGGGGAAGAAGGACATCTACTCGAAGAAGCTGGCCGCTTGGCACTTCTGGACCGCGACCCTGGGGATCGTTCTCTACATTACCTCGATGTGGGTTTCCGGGATCATGCAGGGCCTGATGTGGCGCGCCTATGACCAGTTCGGCTTCCTGCAATATTCCTTCATCGAAACCGTTCAGGCGATGCACCCCTTCTATGTGATCCGGGCTATGGGCGGCGTTCTGTTCGTCGTTGGCGCGTTGATCATGGTCTACAACCTCATCATGACCGTGCGGCGTGGTGAAGCAGCGGAACCCGTGGCGAAGGCCGCGACCGTGAAGGCGGAGGCGTAA
- a CDS encoding sulfite exporter TauE/SafE family protein encodes MSSLHADFLALASLCSPDWAGGFGTAGLYSGLLLAGATGSLLHCGPMCGGFVMAQVGKRMELAASGPLCERARLGHASLPLYHLGRLTTYALLGLIAGGIGSAFAATPLFRWGVAALLLLAAGMLGLVALRGFGGALFVSSGTGATGTGSLGRAMGQLRRFFDRPLGWRGYGLGVILGFLPCGLVYAALTVAAATGKPLAGALAMATFGLGTVPTLVALGLLGHLAGRRWQSAGRKAAPVLLGLNALLLSALAWKAIL; translated from the coding sequence ATGTCGTCGCTGCACGCCGATTTTTTGGCCCTCGCCAGCCTCTGTAGCCCTGATTGGGCGGGCGGTTTCGGCACAGCGGGGCTCTACTCTGGACTCCTTCTCGCAGGCGCAACCGGAAGTTTATTGCACTGCGGCCCCATGTGCGGCGGCTTCGTCATGGCCCAGGTCGGAAAACGCATGGAACTCGCCGCATCCGGCCCTTTGTGCGAGCGCGCCCGCCTGGGACATGCCAGCCTGCCGCTTTATCACCTGGGGCGGCTGACGACCTATGCGCTGCTCGGCCTTATCGCCGGGGGGATCGGCTCGGCGTTTGCCGCCACCCCGCTTTTTCGCTGGGGCGTCGCGGCGCTGCTACTACTGGCCGCCGGGATGTTGGGGCTGGTGGCCTTGCGCGGTTTCGGCGGCGCGCTCTTCGTGAGTTCCGGCACCGGGGCAACGGGAACCGGCAGCCTCGGGCGTGCGATGGGGCAACTCCGTCGCTTCTTCGACCGCCCGCTGGGCTGGCGCGGCTATGGCCTGGGGGTGATCCTGGGGTTCCTGCCGTGCGGTCTCGTCTATGCCGCCCTCACGGTCGCCGCTGCCACGGGTAAACCGCTGGCGGGGGCGCTGGCAATGGCGACCTTCGGTCTTGGCACCGTGCCGACCCTCGTGGCCCTCGGGTTACTCGGACATCTCGCCGGGCGGCGCTGGCAATCGGCTGGACGCAAAGCCGCCCCCGTGCTGCTGGGCCTCAACGCCCTGCTGTTATCGGCTTTGGCGTGGAAGGCGATTCTTTAA
- a CDS encoding phage tail protein, whose product MADAFIGEIRMFPYGYAPIGWFACNGQRMVLQQYQALFSLLGSRFGGDNQTYFNLPNLNGHIPVDSGVSPTTGTNWVFAQATGQETVTLTYNQAPTHTHTFTTKISNSATAGVTGAAQATGTAPNLVGTSLLSRGINSSVAKPINAYDVPPSSNETQLGVKVSPAYGNAQLQTDPHPNLQPYLVMGYYICNDGEYPVNPN is encoded by the coding sequence ATGGCAGACGCTTTTATTGGCGAAATTCGCATGTTCCCGTATGGCTATGCGCCGATCGGGTGGTTTGCCTGCAATGGGCAGCGGATGGTTTTGCAGCAGTATCAGGCATTGTTCAGCCTGCTTGGCAGCCGCTTTGGAGGCGATAATCAGACCTATTTCAACCTTCCCAATTTGAATGGGCACATTCCCGTTGACTCCGGGGTTTCACCGACCACGGGCACCAACTGGGTGTTCGCCCAAGCCACCGGGCAGGAGACGGTGACGCTCACCTATAATCAGGCGCCAACCCATACGCATACATTCACGACTAAGATTTCCAATTCGGCAACCGCTGGCGTAACTGGTGCGGCGCAGGCGACGGGAACGGCCCCCAATTTGGTTGGAACCTCGTTGCTTAGCCGGGGTATTAATAGTAGCGTCGCAAAGCCGATCAATGCGTATGACGTTCCGCCGTCAAGCAATGAAACCCAATTAGGGGTGAAAGTATCCCCTGCCTATGGCAATGCTCAGTTGCAAACCGATCCACACCCAAACCTTCAACCCTATTTGGTGATGGGCTATTACATCTGTAATGACGGCGAATATCCGGTGAACCCGAACTAA
- a CDS encoding PqqD family protein, with the protein MITLATVVRRKPDVMTAEFDGEIVLMDLSAGAYFGLNVTSSDIWRHLAEPIRVEALCRTLAGEYQDDPAIIENDILVLLQTLETRALLDIVP; encoded by the coding sequence GTGATTACGCTTGCCACTGTCGTTCGGCGTAAACCCGATGTCATGACCGCCGAGTTTGATGGCGAGATCGTGCTGATGGACCTCAGCGCAGGGGCTTATTTCGGCCTGAACGTGACCAGCAGCGATATTTGGCGTCATTTGGCGGAGCCTATCCGGGTCGAAGCCCTCTGCCGGACCCTCGCGGGTGAGTATCAGGACGATCCTGCCATCATCGAAAACGATATTCTCGTCCTGCTTCAGACCCTCGAAACCCGGGCGCTGCTGGATATTGTGCCGTGA
- a CDS encoding lasso peptide biosynthesis B2 protein: protein MKRLRHRVRVLEAMAYLLILGPLVRLFPIAVLMRWIGVGLDPHPPITGLSPLPLARATDAAVTAAARWLPWHPVCLPQALAAGMMMRRRGFSPLLGFGVQRQPEGLVAHAWLTLKGPMGGIICGGRMDPALTPFRPAPTPEKQS, encoded by the coding sequence GTGAAACGCCTGCGCCATCGCGTGCGGGTTTTGGAGGCGATGGCCTATCTGCTGATCCTGGGGCCTTTGGTGCGGCTGTTCCCGATCGCGGTTCTGATGCGCTGGATTGGGGTTGGCCTTGATCCACACCCCCCGATAACAGGGTTAAGCCCGCTGCCCCTCGCCCGTGCCACCGATGCCGCCGTAACCGCCGCCGCTCGCTGGCTTCCCTGGCACCCGGTCTGCCTACCACAAGCCCTCGCCGCTGGCATGATGATGCGGCGACGCGGCTTTTCGCCCCTGCTCGGCTTCGGCGTTCAGCGGCAGCCGGAAGGGCTGGTCGCCCATGCCTGGCTCACCCTGAAAGGGCCAATGGGGGGGATCATTTGCGGGGGGCGGATGGACCCGGCCCTAACGCCATTCCGCCCAGCACCGACCCCAGAGAAACAGTCTTAA
- the ccoO gene encoding cytochrome-c oxidase, cbb3-type subunit II translates to MGFKHEVIEKNALLLSVLILPTVAIGGLVEIVPLFTVETTIEKVEGVRPYTPLELAGRNVYVREGCYLCHSQQIRPFRDEVERYGPYSIAAESKYDKPFQWGSKRTGPDLARVGGKYSNAWHVAHLENPQAIVPGSVMPAYAFLAQRELKFVDPAGHLTANKRVGVPYTEEQIAQAEKDLRDQANPDADTAALLKRYPKAVTGDFDGDPAKLTEMDALVAYLQMLGTLVDFNALTLKDLQQ, encoded by the coding sequence ATGGGTTTCAAACACGAAGTCATCGAAAAGAACGCGCTGCTTCTGAGCGTTCTGATCTTGCCGACGGTCGCCATCGGCGGTCTGGTCGAAATCGTGCCGCTGTTCACGGTCGAAACCACCATCGAGAAGGTGGAAGGGGTGCGCCCCTATACACCGCTTGAGCTGGCGGGCCGCAATGTCTACGTCCGTGAAGGCTGCTACCTCTGCCATAGCCAGCAGATTCGCCCCTTCCGGGACGAGGTGGAGCGGTACGGTCCCTACTCGATTGCCGCGGAAAGCAAGTACGACAAGCCGTTCCAGTGGGGATCGAAGCGCACTGGGCCGGATTTGGCGCGCGTCGGCGGCAAATATTCGAACGCCTGGCACGTCGCCCATTTGGAAAATCCGCAGGCCATCGTTCCCGGCTCCGTGATGCCCGCCTATGCTTTCTTGGCACAGCGCGAGTTGAAGTTCGTCGATCCGGCGGGCCATCTGACCGCGAACAAGCGCGTCGGCGTGCCGTATACCGAGGAGCAAATCGCCCAAGCGGAGAAGGATCTGAGGGATCAGGCCAACCCCGACGCCGATACGGCGGCGCTGCTGAAGCGCTACCCGAAAGCGGTGACGGGCGATTTCGACGGCGACCCCGCGAAGCTGACGGAGATGGACGCGCTCGTCGCCTACCTCCAGATGCTCGGCACGCTGGTCGATTTCAACGCGCTGACCCTCAAGGATCTCCAGCAGTAA
- the ccoP gene encoding cytochrome-c oxidase, cbb3-type subunit III, whose product MPTKIEKDAVTGTDTTGHEWDGIKELNTPLPKWWLYTLYATIVWGVIWMILYPSVPLGGTYFKGLLGYSERQNIETALKQAADQRAPMMAKLAETPIDDVQKNPELATFALTGGRAVFNDNCAPCHGVGGSGRPGGFPVLADDDWLWGGTRAAIQQTVTHGIRNGGADARDSAMPRFGADGLLTPAQISDVADYVLALGTPAGTALSDAAKRGAVVFGEQCVACHGAKGEGLKDLGGPRLSDAIWLYGGDKASLVKQISAPRQGVMPAWSGRLTEAQIKMVTLYVHSLGGGQ is encoded by the coding sequence ATGCCGACGAAAATCGAAAAGGATGCCGTTACCGGCACCGATACGACCGGCCACGAGTGGGACGGGATTAAGGAACTCAATACGCCCCTGCCGAAGTGGTGGCTCTACACGCTGTATGCCACCATCGTGTGGGGTGTCATCTGGATGATACTCTATCCCTCGGTGCCGCTGGGGGGGACCTATTTCAAGGGGCTTCTCGGCTATTCCGAGCGGCAGAATATCGAAACCGCGCTGAAGCAGGCGGCGGACCAGCGCGCACCGATGATGGCCAAGCTGGCAGAAACGCCGATTGACGATGTGCAGAAGAACCCGGAACTGGCGACTTTCGCCCTGACCGGCGGGCGCGCTGTTTTCAACGATAATTGCGCCCCCTGTCACGGCGTCGGCGGGTCGGGCCGCCCCGGCGGCTTCCCCGTGCTGGCGGACGATGATTGGCTGTGGGGCGGCACGCGCGCCGCGATCCAGCAGACGGTTACCCACGGGATCCGCAACGGCGGGGCGGATGCCCGCGACTCGGCGATGCCGCGCTTCGGCGCCGATGGTCTGCTGACCCCGGCCCAGATCAGCGATGTGGCCGACTATGTTCTGGCGCTCGGCACCCCGGCGGGCACGGCCCTGTCCGATGCGGCTAAGCGCGGTGCGGTGGTCTTCGGCGAACAATGCGTCGCCTGCCACGGTGCCAAAGGCGAAGGGTTGAAAGACCTCGGCGGGCCGCGTCTTTCCGATGCCATTTGGCTCTATGGCGGCGACAAAGCGTCGTTGGTTAAGCAGATCAGCGCCCCGCGTCAAGGCGTGATGCCGGCGTGGTCGGGCCGTCTGACCGAGGCGCAGATCAAAATGGTAACCCTCTATGTGCATTCGTTGGGGGGCGGCCAGTAA
- the hemN gene encoding oxygen-independent coproporphyrinogen III oxidase has product MQTAFARVIPHPAAAPLTADQIARFEGRVPRYTSYPTAPHFSPAVTAETYADWLARLPAGQAISLYLHVPFCQQLCWYCGCHTTVVSNDAPIRAYIDLLLAEIDLVAERIGMRLPVEAVHFGGGSPSLVPYDRLMTLMEHLHRRFDLSSVTEVAMEIDPRGVDAARVREFAAIGLTRASIGVQDFDPEVQQIINRVQSFEETAEVAGALRAAGIGSINLDLIYGLPAQTHETLARTVDLSLSLAPDRLALFGYAHVPWMKKHQALIPADRLPPPMERYALYQAAADRIARAGYERVGLDHYAKPGDEMARQLRQGVLRRNFQGYTTDTAETLLGFGTSSIGALPDGYIQNVLTAPDYRAAIGEGRLPVARGIGLSADDRLRRAVIERIMCDLTVDLAAEARRFGSDETFFAERLALADLSHDGLVSVNGSVVTVREAARPLVRSVAAVFDAYLGVGAGRYSQAV; this is encoded by the coding sequence GTGCAAACCGCTTTTGCCCGTGTGATCCCGCATCCCGCCGCAGCGCCGCTGACCGCCGATCAAATTGCCCGCTTTGAAGGCCGGGTGCCGCGCTATACGAGTTACCCGACCGCGCCGCATTTCTCCCCGGCCGTCACGGCAGAAACCTATGCCGATTGGCTGGCCCGGCTTCCTGCGGGGCAAGCGATTTCGCTCTATCTGCATGTCCCCTTTTGCCAGCAACTCTGCTGGTACTGCGGCTGCCATACCACGGTGGTCAGCAATGATGCGCCCATCCGCGCCTATATCGATCTGCTGCTGGCCGAAATCGATCTGGTGGCGGAGCGGATCGGCATGCGTTTGCCGGTGGAAGCCGTGCATTTCGGCGGCGGCAGCCCGTCGCTGGTGCCCTATGACCGGCTGATGACCCTGATGGAGCATTTGCACCGGCGTTTCGATCTGTCGTCGGTCACAGAAGTAGCGATGGAGATCGACCCGCGCGGCGTCGATGCGGCGCGCGTGCGGGAGTTCGCGGCCATCGGTCTAACCCGCGCCAGTATCGGCGTGCAGGATTTCGATCCTGAGGTGCAGCAGATCATCAACCGGGTGCAGAGTTTCGAGGAAACCGCCGAGGTGGCGGGCGCGCTGCGGGCGGCGGGGATTGGCTCGATCAATCTCGATCTCATCTACGGCCTGCCCGCGCAGACCCATGAAACCCTGGCGCGGACGGTCGATCTCAGCCTGTCGTTGGCGCCGGATCGGTTGGCGCTATTCGGTTATGCCCATGTGCCGTGGATGAAGAAGCATCAGGCGCTGATCCCGGCAGACCGGCTGCCGCCGCCGATGGAGCGTTATGCGCTCTATCAGGCCGCCGCCGACCGGATTGCCCGCGCGGGATACGAGCGCGTCGGCCTCGATCACTACGCAAAGCCGGGCGACGAAATGGCCCGCCAGTTGCGCCAGGGCGTTCTGCGCCGGAACTTCCAGGGCTATACGACCGATACAGCGGAAACCTTGCTGGGGTTCGGGACTTCCTCCATCGGCGCGCTGCCGGACGGTTATATTCAGAATGTTCTGACGGCGCCGGACTATCGCGCGGCCATCGGCGAGGGGCGCCTGCCCGTGGCGCGCGGTATCGGCCTGTCGGCGGACGATAGGCTGCGGCGCGCGGTGATCGAACGGATCATGTGCGACCTAACGGTCGATCTTGCCGCAGAAGCCCGGCGTTTCGGTTCCGACGAAACCTTCTTCGCCGAACGGTTGGCGCTGGCCGACCTAAGCCATGATGGGCTTGTGTCCGTCAACGGCTCGGTCGTTACGGTGCGCGAGGCGGCGCGCCCGCTCGTCCGCTCGGTCGCTGCCGTGTTCGATGCGTATCTGGGGGTGGGGGCGGGGCGCTATTCGCAGGCGGTTTAA
- a CDS encoding cbb3-type cytochrome oxidase subunit 3, whose product MDLVDLYMTVRSYWIAWVLMLFIGMIVWVYWPKRRKAMDAHARIPLEDDR is encoded by the coding sequence ATGGATCTCGTCGATCTCTACATGACAGTTCGGTCCTACTGGATCGCTTGGGTCTTGATGCTGTTCATCGGGATGATTGTCTGGGTGTATTGGCCCAAGCGCCGTAAGGCGATGGATGCCCACGCCCGCATTCCGCTCGAAGACGACCGCTGA
- the ccoG gene encoding cytochrome c oxidase accessory protein CcoG, whose translation MADQPVARTAAKPASLHPDGSDPVLSAKQQRETLKSAGDSLYANRVKVYPKAVSGPARQVKWAILIFCLAVYYLVPWLRWDRGPGLPNQAILLDLDGRRGYFFGLEIWPQEIYYLTGLLILAAVALFLVTSLFGRLWCGYSCPQTVWTDLYLWVERRIEGDRNARMRLDQAPWSASKWGKKLLKHAIWLVIALATGGAWIMYYQDAPTVTRQFFTGEAGGTTYFFVGLFTATTYVLAGWAREQVCTYMCPWPRFQAAMLDEQTLIVTYQKWRGEPRGKHKAGDPWDGRGDCIDCKQCVAVCPTGIDIRDGVQLECINCGLCADACDEVMSKVDRPKGLITWDTLAHQQAKAAGKEAKYKFFRARTFIYVAALVILSAVMLWGLLSRATTEITVLRDRAPLFVGLSDGSIRNAYTLKIINKQRDAQDFTLSVTGLPGADLAVRGQDDSELSAEKLVLPADTVSTIRLFVKAPKAQLQQERLSVTVAVKNSKTGERAAAETLFIGPPVP comes from the coding sequence ATGGCCGACCAGCCGGTAGCCCGGACCGCGGCAAAGCCCGCTTCCCTTCATCCTGACGGGAGCGATCCCGTTCTCTCCGCCAAACAGCAGCGCGAGACGCTGAAGTCGGCGGGCGACTCGCTCTATGCCAATCGGGTGAAAGTTTACCCCAAGGCGGTCAGCGGTCCGGCTCGTCAGGTCAAATGGGCCATTCTGATTTTCTGCCTTGCGGTCTATTACCTCGTCCCCTGGCTGCGTTGGGACCGGGGACCGGGCTTGCCGAACCAGGCAATCTTGCTCGATCTCGATGGGCGGCGTGGGTATTTTTTCGGTCTCGAAATCTGGCCGCAGGAAATTTATTACCTCACGGGCCTGTTGATTCTGGCCGCCGTCGCGCTCTTCTTGGTCACGAGCCTGTTTGGGCGGCTGTGGTGCGGCTATTCCTGCCCGCAGACGGTTTGGACCGATCTTTACCTTTGGGTCGAACGGCGGATCGAAGGCGACCGCAACGCCCGGATGCGCCTTGATCAAGCGCCCTGGTCGGCCTCGAAATGGGGCAAGAAGCTGCTGAAACACGCGATCTGGCTGGTCATTGCCCTGGCCACTGGCGGCGCCTGGATCATGTATTATCAGGATGCTCCAACCGTCACGCGGCAGTTTTTTACCGGCGAGGCGGGCGGCACGACCTATTTCTTCGTCGGCCTGTTTACGGCGACGACCTATGTGCTGGCAGGCTGGGCGCGGGAGCAGGTGTGCACCTATATGTGCCCTTGGCCGCGCTTTCAGGCGGCGATGCTTGATGAACAAACGCTCATCGTCACCTATCAGAAATGGCGGGGCGAGCCGCGCGGTAAGCATAAGGCGGGCGACCCGTGGGACGGGCGCGGCGACTGCATCGACTGCAAGCAGTGTGTGGCGGTCTGCCCGACCGGCATCGATATCCGCGACGGCGTGCAGCTTGAATGTATCAACTGCGGTCTCTGTGCCGATGCCTGCGACGAGGTCATGAGCAAGGTGGACCGGCCGAAAGGCCTGATTACCTGGGATACGCTGGCGCATCAGCAGGCGAAAGCGGCGGGCAAGGAGGCCAAGTATAAATTCTTCCGCGCCCGTACGTTTATCTATGTGGCGGCGCTGGTGATCCTGTCCGCCGTCATGCTGTGGGGGCTATTGTCGCGCGCGACGACGGAAATCACGGTGTTGCGCGACCGGGCGCCGCTGTTCGTCGGCCTATCCGATGGCAGCATCCGCAATGCCTATACGCTGAAGATCATCAACAAGCAGCGTGACGCCCAGGATTTCACGCTAAGCGTTACCGGTCTGCCGGGGGCGGACCTTGCGGTGCGCGGTCAGGATGATAGCGAGCTAAGCGCGGAAAAACTCGTCCTGCCCGCCGATACGGTCAGCACCATTCGGCTGTTCGTCAAGGCGCCGAAGGCCCAGTTGCAGCAGGAACGCCTATCCGTCACCGTGGCGGTTAAGAACAGCAAAACCGGTGAACGTGCCGCCGCCGAGACCTTGTTCATCGGCCCGCCCGTTCCCTAG
- a CDS encoding DUF2189 domain-containing protein, protein MTMAHTLPVYSPIAPQIKSVPVDQPWQWLAAGWRDLQREKFLSLSYGCAVFAVSLALTLVLFGADLPFLLLPMLAGFALVAPMMAAGLYEISRRLETGQPISLGVGFDGIARNPTQLGLMGMFLLMIHLAWIRTATLLFALFYGVRDVSVASLLDFLLTPSMSLTFLVVGTILGAALAAIAFAVSCVSIPMLLDRDVNVVEAVATSVLAVRLNWPAMALWAGLIAFATAVSIATFYLGFILLMPLIGHATWHAYRDLVTPPN, encoded by the coding sequence ATGACCATGGCCCATACCTTACCCGTTTATTCACCAATCGCACCGCAGATCAAGTCGGTGCCCGTCGATCAGCCCTGGCAGTGGCTGGCGGCAGGCTGGCGCGATCTGCAACGGGAAAAGTTCTTAAGCCTTTCCTACGGGTGCGCCGTTTTTGCCGTCAGCTTGGCGCTGACGCTGGTTTTGTTCGGGGCGGATCTGCCGTTTCTGCTGCTGCCGATGCTCGCAGGCTTTGCGTTGGTAGCGCCGATGATGGCGGCGGGCTTGTATGAGATTAGTCGGCGGCTTGAAACCGGGCAGCCCATCAGCTTGGGCGTCGGGTTCGACGGCATCGCCCGCAATCCCACGCAGTTGGGCTTGATGGGCATGTTCTTGCTGATGATCCATCTGGCCTGGATCAGAACGGCGACCTTGCTTTTCGCGCTGTTTTACGGCGTGCGGGATGTATCGGTCGCCAGCCTTTTGGATTTTCTGCTGACCCCATCGATGAGCCTGACCTTCCTAGTGGTCGGGACCATTCTGGGGGCGGCCTTGGCGGCGATTGCGTTTGCGGTGTCCTGCGTGTCGATCCCGATGCTGTTGGACCGCGACGTGAACGTCGTCGAAGCGGTGGCGACGAGTGTTCTTGCGGTGCGTCTCAACTGGCCGGCCATGGCCCTTTGGGCGGGCTTGATCGCTTTCGCAACTGCGGTAAGTATCGCAACCTTTTACCTGGGGTTCATTCTTCTGATGCCGTTGATCGGCCACGCCACTTGGCATGCTTACCGTGACCTTGTGACGCCGCCTAATTGA
- a CDS encoding GNAT family N-acetyltransferase: MPDTLGRAGLWVALPADWPGRGLALRVRQPGDMAFLRDLYRSTRAEEVAAAGFDPIAGALFLNSQFDLQCRHFDAHYTLGGQRLIVVAQDQPIGRLDLWQTETAGRPDLRLVDLSLLPAWRGQGLGAALLVAVQQAAAAQGRSVSLHVDKFNRAFTLYRRLGFKKVGDTGASWRMEWRAGRSRRR; this comes from the coding sequence ATGCCGGACACGTTGGGGCGGGCGGGGCTTTGGGTGGCCCTGCCCGCCGATTGGCCGGGGCGCGGGCTGGCGCTTCGGGTGCGGCAGCCGGGGGATATGGCGTTCCTGCGCGACCTCTACCGCAGTACCCGGGCGGAGGAGGTGGCGGCGGCGGGCTTCGATCCTATCGCGGGCGCGCTCTTTCTCAACAGTCAGTTCGATCTTCAGTGCCGTCATTTCGATGCGCATTACACGCTCGGCGGGCAGCGACTGATTGTTGTGGCGCAGGATCAGCCCATCGGTCGGCTCGATCTCTGGCAGACCGAGACTGCGGGGCGGCCCGATTTACGCTTGGTCGATCTTAGTCTGCTTCCTGCTTGGCGCGGGCAGGGGCTGGGCGCTGCGCTTTTGGTCGCGGTGCAACAGGCCGCCGCAGCGCAAGGGCGCAGCGTTAGCCTGCACGTCGATAAATTCAACCGGGCCTTTACCCTTTATCGTCGCCTGGGGTTCAAGAAAGTCGGCGATACGGGCGCCTCGTGGCGCATGGAGTGGCGCGCGGGCCGGTCTCGGCGCCGTTAA